One part of the Nymphalis io chromosome 22, ilAglIoxx1.1, whole genome shotgun sequence genome encodes these proteins:
- the LOC126777353 gene encoding mediator of RNA polymerase II transcription subunit 25-like isoform X2, whose translation MAVNAPDSPIQAEVIFVIEATSANSAYISELKTNYIVPTLEYFHGGALEEGAGSGSVYGIVTYLAADCHPGLPVSTYGPFTCPQTVVDTVDKLQFIGGHAESRACVTEALTAALACLEELGRSDVPLHVILLCCSPPYSANAGGLVPPGAPATVEQAARLVGERGAQLSVAAAKKLPALLALYEHAGGELHAAQQRNYAKDPRHLVLLRGYSLKERPPSPAPPPAPDTQPDVFGQNRTVVPQPRVPPVPFQRAAVPQVRSNWLAPPRQPHYANSALLTQLAQPSNPPPPTQASMQRLQGMPAGPSSAGAFAASPAQRTYIWSGVLEWMEKGKTPGDQQKVIKHLPCQVSANSKDIEPELKVDTWPSKLLMQLMPKHLISNIGGQYLKDSKSVLFHLQQNEALDALTKVMVNGFAGCVHFSPMSSPPQCDIKVLILLYTPDKKAYLGFIPNNQATFVDRLRKVIQQQKMNKQLPSPASAAPGPPATMTAAGLGGGMPSGLGMGAGGLAGGLSAVPSMSNQQAQQHQQGMMMGGGMGGQVSQVGQVNQVGQVGQVGQVGQLGGKGPRSAPLDGLEAARQQNLEKIQHLQQTLEAAHQQEAQFKSQMDIMSHLHAAQQQEQHYKQLEEQQRKAQLQAQLQQLRGAGARLVRPLLPANPGLRHLLQQPQYRPGGGAVRPNTQPQQFDDVSNYNDFL comes from the exons atggCCGTAAACGCACCTGACTCTCCCATACAAGCCGAAGTAATTTTTGTGATAGAAGCTACATCAGCTAACAGCGCGTATATAAgtgaattaaaaactaattatatcgTACCAACACTAGa atattttcatGGCGGTGCACTTGAGGAAGGTGCGGGTAGCGGTTCGGTGTATGGTATTGTGACATACCTAGCTGCAGATTGTCACCCTGGGCTACCTGTCTCCACATACGGCCCCTTCACCTGCCCACAGACTGTTGTGGACACAGTTGATAAATTAca ATTTATAGGGGGCCACGCGGAAAGTCGAGCGTGTGTGACCGAAGCATTAACAGCCGCGCTCGCTTGCCTAGAAGAGCTGGGCCGTTCAGATGTTCCACTCCATGTTATACTCCTGTGCTGTTCGCCCCCTTATTCTGCAAATGCAGGGGGGCTGGTTCCGCCTG gAGCGCCCGCCACTGTGGAGCAAGCAGCGAGACTAGTCGGAGAGCGCGGCGCGCAGCTCTCGGTAGCGGCGGCGAAGAAACTACCCGCACTACTGGCGCTGTACGAGCACGCAGGGGGGGAGCTACATGCTGCTCAGCAAAGAAATTATGCTAag GACCCGCGGCATTTGGTGCTTTTGCGTGGGTACAGTCTCAAGGAGCGCCCCCCCAGCCCCGCTCCACCCCCCGCGCCCGACACGCAGCCGGACGTGTTTGG ACAAAACCGCACCGTCGTTCCACAACCAAGGGTACCACCAGTACCGTTCCAACGTGCAGCCGTCCCACAAGTTAGAAGTAACTGGCTGGCACCACCTCGACAACCACACTACGCAAACTCAGCCCTACTGACGCAGCTAGCTCAACCCTCAAACCCTCCACCCCCTACGCAG GCCAGCATGCAGCGGCTGCAGGGCATGCCGGCGGGCCCGTCGTCGGCGGGCGCGTTCGCGGCGTCGCCCGCGCAGCGCACCTACATCTGGAGCGGAGTGCTCGAGTGGATGGAGAAGGGGAAGACGCCCGGGGACCAGCAGAAAGTCATCAAACATCTACCGTGTCAA GTATCCGCAAACTCAAAAGATATCGAGCCAGAACTGAAAGTGGACACGTGGCCGAGCAAGCTGTTGATGCAGCTAATGCCGAAACATTTGATCAGCAACATCGGCGGTCAGTACCTGAAGGACAGCAAATCGGTGCTGTTCCACTTGCAGCAGAACGAGGCGCTGGACGCCCTTACCAAGGTCATGGTTAATGGATTC GCTGGCTGTGTTCACTTCTCACCGATGTCGTCACCCCCTCAGTGTGACATCAAGGTGCTGATCTTGCTGTACACGCCGGACAAGAAGGCCTACCTCGGCTTCATACCCAACAACCAGGCCACCTTCGTCGACCGACTGCGGAAG GTGATACAGCAGCAGAAAATGAATAAACAGCTGCCGTCGCCCGCTAGTGCAGCGCCCGGCCCGCCCGCCACCATGACCG CTGCAGGTCTAGGAGGAGGCATGCCATCAGGACTAGGAATGGGGGCTGGAGGCCTCGCTGGGGGTCTATCTGCGGTGCCTTCCATGTCCAATCAACAAGCTCAACAACATCAACag GGTATGATGATGGGTGGAGGCATGGGCGGTCAGGTGAGCCAAGTCGGACAAGTTAACCAAGTTGGTCAAGTGGGACAAGTAGGCCAAGTCGGACAGCTAGGAGGCAAAGGGCCGCGCTCTGCACCGTTAGATGGGCTGGAGGCAGCTCGTCAACAGAATCTTGAGAAGATCCAACACTTGCAGCAGACCCTGGAGGCGGCTCATCAGCAGGAGGCGCAGTTCAAGTCCCAGATGGACATAATGTCCCACCTGCACGCCGCGCAGCAACAGGAGCAACACTACAAGCAGCTCGAG GAGCAGCAGCGCAAGGCGCAGCTGCAGGCGCAGCTCCAGCAGCtgcgcggcgccggcgcgcGCCTCGTGCGCCCGCTGCTGCCGGCCAACCCGGGCCTGCGACACCTGCTGCAGCAG CCGCAATACAGACCTGGTGGAGGTGCCGTCCGGCCAAACACTCAACCACAACAATTTGACGATGTGTCAAACTACAacgattttctataa
- the LOC126777353 gene encoding mediator of RNA polymerase II transcription subunit 25-like isoform X1 — protein sequence MAVNAPDSPIQAEVIFVIEATSANSAYISELKTNYIVPTLEYFHGGALEEGAGSGSVYGIVTYLAADCHPGLPVSTYGPFTCPQTVVDTVDKLQFIGGHAESRACVTEALTAALACLEELGRSDVPLHVILLCCSPPYSANAGGLVPPGAPATVEQAARLVGERGAQLSVAAAKKLPALLALYEHAGGELHAAQQRNYAKDPRHLVLLRGYSLKERPPSPAPPPAPDTQPDVFGQNRTVVPQPRVPPVPFQRAAVPQVRSNWLAPPRQPHYANSALLTQLAQPSNPPPPTQASMQRLQGMPAGPSSAGAFAASPAQRTYIWSGVLEWMEKGKTPGDQQKVIKHLPCQVSANSKDIEPELKVDTWPSKLLMQLMPKHLISNIGGQYLKDSKSVLFHLQQNEALDALTKVMVNGFAGCVHFSPMSSPPQCDIKVLILLYTPDKKAYLGFIPNNQATFVDRLRKVIQQQKMNKQLPSPASAAPGPPATMTAAGLGGGMPSGLGMGAGGLAGGLSAVPSMSNQQAQQHQQGMMMGGGMGGQVSQVGQVNQVGQVGQVGQVGQLGGKGPRSAPLDGLEAARQQNLEKIQHLQQTLEAAHQQEAQFKSQMDIMSHLHAAQQQEQHYKQLEEQQRKAQLQAQLQQLRGAGARLVRPLLPANPGLRHLLQQQPQYRPGGGAVRPNTQPQQFDDVSNYNDFL from the exons atggCCGTAAACGCACCTGACTCTCCCATACAAGCCGAAGTAATTTTTGTGATAGAAGCTACATCAGCTAACAGCGCGTATATAAgtgaattaaaaactaattatatcgTACCAACACTAGa atattttcatGGCGGTGCACTTGAGGAAGGTGCGGGTAGCGGTTCGGTGTATGGTATTGTGACATACCTAGCTGCAGATTGTCACCCTGGGCTACCTGTCTCCACATACGGCCCCTTCACCTGCCCACAGACTGTTGTGGACACAGTTGATAAATTAca ATTTATAGGGGGCCACGCGGAAAGTCGAGCGTGTGTGACCGAAGCATTAACAGCCGCGCTCGCTTGCCTAGAAGAGCTGGGCCGTTCAGATGTTCCACTCCATGTTATACTCCTGTGCTGTTCGCCCCCTTATTCTGCAAATGCAGGGGGGCTGGTTCCGCCTG gAGCGCCCGCCACTGTGGAGCAAGCAGCGAGACTAGTCGGAGAGCGCGGCGCGCAGCTCTCGGTAGCGGCGGCGAAGAAACTACCCGCACTACTGGCGCTGTACGAGCACGCAGGGGGGGAGCTACATGCTGCTCAGCAAAGAAATTATGCTAag GACCCGCGGCATTTGGTGCTTTTGCGTGGGTACAGTCTCAAGGAGCGCCCCCCCAGCCCCGCTCCACCCCCCGCGCCCGACACGCAGCCGGACGTGTTTGG ACAAAACCGCACCGTCGTTCCACAACCAAGGGTACCACCAGTACCGTTCCAACGTGCAGCCGTCCCACAAGTTAGAAGTAACTGGCTGGCACCACCTCGACAACCACACTACGCAAACTCAGCCCTACTGACGCAGCTAGCTCAACCCTCAAACCCTCCACCCCCTACGCAG GCCAGCATGCAGCGGCTGCAGGGCATGCCGGCGGGCCCGTCGTCGGCGGGCGCGTTCGCGGCGTCGCCCGCGCAGCGCACCTACATCTGGAGCGGAGTGCTCGAGTGGATGGAGAAGGGGAAGACGCCCGGGGACCAGCAGAAAGTCATCAAACATCTACCGTGTCAA GTATCCGCAAACTCAAAAGATATCGAGCCAGAACTGAAAGTGGACACGTGGCCGAGCAAGCTGTTGATGCAGCTAATGCCGAAACATTTGATCAGCAACATCGGCGGTCAGTACCTGAAGGACAGCAAATCGGTGCTGTTCCACTTGCAGCAGAACGAGGCGCTGGACGCCCTTACCAAGGTCATGGTTAATGGATTC GCTGGCTGTGTTCACTTCTCACCGATGTCGTCACCCCCTCAGTGTGACATCAAGGTGCTGATCTTGCTGTACACGCCGGACAAGAAGGCCTACCTCGGCTTCATACCCAACAACCAGGCCACCTTCGTCGACCGACTGCGGAAG GTGATACAGCAGCAGAAAATGAATAAACAGCTGCCGTCGCCCGCTAGTGCAGCGCCCGGCCCGCCCGCCACCATGACCG CTGCAGGTCTAGGAGGAGGCATGCCATCAGGACTAGGAATGGGGGCTGGAGGCCTCGCTGGGGGTCTATCTGCGGTGCCTTCCATGTCCAATCAACAAGCTCAACAACATCAACag GGTATGATGATGGGTGGAGGCATGGGCGGTCAGGTGAGCCAAGTCGGACAAGTTAACCAAGTTGGTCAAGTGGGACAAGTAGGCCAAGTCGGACAGCTAGGAGGCAAAGGGCCGCGCTCTGCACCGTTAGATGGGCTGGAGGCAGCTCGTCAACAGAATCTTGAGAAGATCCAACACTTGCAGCAGACCCTGGAGGCGGCTCATCAGCAGGAGGCGCAGTTCAAGTCCCAGATGGACATAATGTCCCACCTGCACGCCGCGCAGCAACAGGAGCAACACTACAAGCAGCTCGAG GAGCAGCAGCGCAAGGCGCAGCTGCAGGCGCAGCTCCAGCAGCtgcgcggcgccggcgcgcGCCTCGTGCGCCCGCTGCTGCCGGCCAACCCGGGCCTGCGACACCTGCTGCAGCAG CAGCCGCAATACAGACCTGGTGGAGGTGCCGTCCGGCCAAACACTCAACCACAACAATTTGACGATGTGTCAAACTACAacgattttctataa
- the LOC126777353 gene encoding mediator of RNA polymerase II transcription subunit 25-like isoform X3, translating into MAVNAPDSPIQAEVIFVIEATSANSAYISELKTNYIVPTLEYFHGGALEEGAGSGSVYGIVTYLAADCHPGLPVSTYGPFTCPQTVVDTVDKLQFIGGHAESRACVTEALTAALACLEELGRSDVPLHVILLCCSPPYSANAGGLVPPGAPATVEQAARLVGERGAQLSVAAAKKLPALLALYEHAGGELHAAQQRNYAKDPRHLVLLRGYSLKERPPSPAPPPAPDTQPDVFGQNRTVVPQPRVPPVPFQRAAVPQVRSNWLAPPRQPHYANSALLTQLAQPSNPPPPTQASMQRLQGMPAGPSSAGAFAASPAQRTYIWSGVLEWMEKGKTPGDQQKVIKHLPCQVSANSKDIEPELKVDTWPSKLLMQLMPKHLISNIGGQYLKDSKSVLFHLQQNEALDALTKVMVNGFAGCVHFSPMSSPPQCDIKVLILLYTPDKKAYLGFIPNNQATFVDRLRKVIQQQKMNKQLPSPASAAPGPPATMTGLGGGMPSGLGMGAGGLAGGLSAVPSMSNQQAQQHQQGMMMGGGMGGQVSQVGQVNQVGQVGQVGQVGQLGGKGPRSAPLDGLEAARQQNLEKIQHLQQTLEAAHQQEAQFKSQMDIMSHLHAAQQQEQHYKQLEEQQRKAQLQAQLQQLRGAGARLVRPLLPANPGLRHLLQQQPQYRPGGGAVRPNTQPQQFDDVSNYNDFL; encoded by the exons atggCCGTAAACGCACCTGACTCTCCCATACAAGCCGAAGTAATTTTTGTGATAGAAGCTACATCAGCTAACAGCGCGTATATAAgtgaattaaaaactaattatatcgTACCAACACTAGa atattttcatGGCGGTGCACTTGAGGAAGGTGCGGGTAGCGGTTCGGTGTATGGTATTGTGACATACCTAGCTGCAGATTGTCACCCTGGGCTACCTGTCTCCACATACGGCCCCTTCACCTGCCCACAGACTGTTGTGGACACAGTTGATAAATTAca ATTTATAGGGGGCCACGCGGAAAGTCGAGCGTGTGTGACCGAAGCATTAACAGCCGCGCTCGCTTGCCTAGAAGAGCTGGGCCGTTCAGATGTTCCACTCCATGTTATACTCCTGTGCTGTTCGCCCCCTTATTCTGCAAATGCAGGGGGGCTGGTTCCGCCTG gAGCGCCCGCCACTGTGGAGCAAGCAGCGAGACTAGTCGGAGAGCGCGGCGCGCAGCTCTCGGTAGCGGCGGCGAAGAAACTACCCGCACTACTGGCGCTGTACGAGCACGCAGGGGGGGAGCTACATGCTGCTCAGCAAAGAAATTATGCTAag GACCCGCGGCATTTGGTGCTTTTGCGTGGGTACAGTCTCAAGGAGCGCCCCCCCAGCCCCGCTCCACCCCCCGCGCCCGACACGCAGCCGGACGTGTTTGG ACAAAACCGCACCGTCGTTCCACAACCAAGGGTACCACCAGTACCGTTCCAACGTGCAGCCGTCCCACAAGTTAGAAGTAACTGGCTGGCACCACCTCGACAACCACACTACGCAAACTCAGCCCTACTGACGCAGCTAGCTCAACCCTCAAACCCTCCACCCCCTACGCAG GCCAGCATGCAGCGGCTGCAGGGCATGCCGGCGGGCCCGTCGTCGGCGGGCGCGTTCGCGGCGTCGCCCGCGCAGCGCACCTACATCTGGAGCGGAGTGCTCGAGTGGATGGAGAAGGGGAAGACGCCCGGGGACCAGCAGAAAGTCATCAAACATCTACCGTGTCAA GTATCCGCAAACTCAAAAGATATCGAGCCAGAACTGAAAGTGGACACGTGGCCGAGCAAGCTGTTGATGCAGCTAATGCCGAAACATTTGATCAGCAACATCGGCGGTCAGTACCTGAAGGACAGCAAATCGGTGCTGTTCCACTTGCAGCAGAACGAGGCGCTGGACGCCCTTACCAAGGTCATGGTTAATGGATTC GCTGGCTGTGTTCACTTCTCACCGATGTCGTCACCCCCTCAGTGTGACATCAAGGTGCTGATCTTGCTGTACACGCCGGACAAGAAGGCCTACCTCGGCTTCATACCCAACAACCAGGCCACCTTCGTCGACCGACTGCGGAAG GTGATACAGCAGCAGAAAATGAATAAACAGCTGCCGTCGCCCGCTAGTGCAGCGCCCGGCCCGCCCGCCACCATGACCG GTCTAGGAGGAGGCATGCCATCAGGACTAGGAATGGGGGCTGGAGGCCTCGCTGGGGGTCTATCTGCGGTGCCTTCCATGTCCAATCAACAAGCTCAACAACATCAACag GGTATGATGATGGGTGGAGGCATGGGCGGTCAGGTGAGCCAAGTCGGACAAGTTAACCAAGTTGGTCAAGTGGGACAAGTAGGCCAAGTCGGACAGCTAGGAGGCAAAGGGCCGCGCTCTGCACCGTTAGATGGGCTGGAGGCAGCTCGTCAACAGAATCTTGAGAAGATCCAACACTTGCAGCAGACCCTGGAGGCGGCTCATCAGCAGGAGGCGCAGTTCAAGTCCCAGATGGACATAATGTCCCACCTGCACGCCGCGCAGCAACAGGAGCAACACTACAAGCAGCTCGAG GAGCAGCAGCGCAAGGCGCAGCTGCAGGCGCAGCTCCAGCAGCtgcgcggcgccggcgcgcGCCTCGTGCGCCCGCTGCTGCCGGCCAACCCGGGCCTGCGACACCTGCTGCAGCAG CAGCCGCAATACAGACCTGGTGGAGGTGCCGTCCGGCCAAACACTCAACCACAACAATTTGACGATGTGTCAAACTACAacgattttctataa
- the LOC126777353 gene encoding mediator of RNA polymerase II transcription subunit 25-like isoform X4 codes for MAVNAPDSPIQAEVIFVIEATSANSAYISELKTNYIVPTLEYFHGGALEEGAGSGSVYGIVTYLAADCHPGLPVSTYGPFTCPQTVVDTVDKLQFIGGHAESRACVTEALTAALACLEELGRSDVPLHVILLCCSPPYSANAGGLVPPGAPATVEQAARLVGERGAQLSVAAAKKLPALLALYEHAGGELHAAQQRNYAKDPRHLVLLRGYSLKERPPSPAPPPAPDTQPDVFGQNRTVVPQPRVPPVPFQRAAVPQVRSNWLAPPRQPHYANSALLTQLAQPSNPPPPTQASMQRLQGMPAGPSSAGAFAASPAQRTYIWSGVLEWMEKGKTPGDQQKVIKHLPCQVSANSKDIEPELKVDTWPSKLLMQLMPKHLISNIGGQYLKDSKSVLFHLQQNEALDALTKVMVNGFAGCVHFSPMSSPPQCDIKVLILLYTPDKKAYLGFIPNNQATFVDRLRKVIQQQKMNKQLPSPASAAPGPPATMTAAGLGGGMPSGLGMGAGGLAGGLSAVPSMSNQQAQQHQQGMMMGGGMGGQVSQVGQVNQVGQVGQVGQVGQLGGKGPRSAPLDGLEAARQQNLEKIQHLQQTLEAAHQQEAQFKSQMDIMSHLHAAQQQEQHYKQLEEQQRKAQLQAQLQQLRGAGARLVRPLLPANPGLRHLLQQQQQAARGARPHM; via the exons atggCCGTAAACGCACCTGACTCTCCCATACAAGCCGAAGTAATTTTTGTGATAGAAGCTACATCAGCTAACAGCGCGTATATAAgtgaattaaaaactaattatatcgTACCAACACTAGa atattttcatGGCGGTGCACTTGAGGAAGGTGCGGGTAGCGGTTCGGTGTATGGTATTGTGACATACCTAGCTGCAGATTGTCACCCTGGGCTACCTGTCTCCACATACGGCCCCTTCACCTGCCCACAGACTGTTGTGGACACAGTTGATAAATTAca ATTTATAGGGGGCCACGCGGAAAGTCGAGCGTGTGTGACCGAAGCATTAACAGCCGCGCTCGCTTGCCTAGAAGAGCTGGGCCGTTCAGATGTTCCACTCCATGTTATACTCCTGTGCTGTTCGCCCCCTTATTCTGCAAATGCAGGGGGGCTGGTTCCGCCTG gAGCGCCCGCCACTGTGGAGCAAGCAGCGAGACTAGTCGGAGAGCGCGGCGCGCAGCTCTCGGTAGCGGCGGCGAAGAAACTACCCGCACTACTGGCGCTGTACGAGCACGCAGGGGGGGAGCTACATGCTGCTCAGCAAAGAAATTATGCTAag GACCCGCGGCATTTGGTGCTTTTGCGTGGGTACAGTCTCAAGGAGCGCCCCCCCAGCCCCGCTCCACCCCCCGCGCCCGACACGCAGCCGGACGTGTTTGG ACAAAACCGCACCGTCGTTCCACAACCAAGGGTACCACCAGTACCGTTCCAACGTGCAGCCGTCCCACAAGTTAGAAGTAACTGGCTGGCACCACCTCGACAACCACACTACGCAAACTCAGCCCTACTGACGCAGCTAGCTCAACCCTCAAACCCTCCACCCCCTACGCAG GCCAGCATGCAGCGGCTGCAGGGCATGCCGGCGGGCCCGTCGTCGGCGGGCGCGTTCGCGGCGTCGCCCGCGCAGCGCACCTACATCTGGAGCGGAGTGCTCGAGTGGATGGAGAAGGGGAAGACGCCCGGGGACCAGCAGAAAGTCATCAAACATCTACCGTGTCAA GTATCCGCAAACTCAAAAGATATCGAGCCAGAACTGAAAGTGGACACGTGGCCGAGCAAGCTGTTGATGCAGCTAATGCCGAAACATTTGATCAGCAACATCGGCGGTCAGTACCTGAAGGACAGCAAATCGGTGCTGTTCCACTTGCAGCAGAACGAGGCGCTGGACGCCCTTACCAAGGTCATGGTTAATGGATTC GCTGGCTGTGTTCACTTCTCACCGATGTCGTCACCCCCTCAGTGTGACATCAAGGTGCTGATCTTGCTGTACACGCCGGACAAGAAGGCCTACCTCGGCTTCATACCCAACAACCAGGCCACCTTCGTCGACCGACTGCGGAAG GTGATACAGCAGCAGAAAATGAATAAACAGCTGCCGTCGCCCGCTAGTGCAGCGCCCGGCCCGCCCGCCACCATGACCG CTGCAGGTCTAGGAGGAGGCATGCCATCAGGACTAGGAATGGGGGCTGGAGGCCTCGCTGGGGGTCTATCTGCGGTGCCTTCCATGTCCAATCAACAAGCTCAACAACATCAACag GGTATGATGATGGGTGGAGGCATGGGCGGTCAGGTGAGCCAAGTCGGACAAGTTAACCAAGTTGGTCAAGTGGGACAAGTAGGCCAAGTCGGACAGCTAGGAGGCAAAGGGCCGCGCTCTGCACCGTTAGATGGGCTGGAGGCAGCTCGTCAACAGAATCTTGAGAAGATCCAACACTTGCAGCAGACCCTGGAGGCGGCTCATCAGCAGGAGGCGCAGTTCAAGTCCCAGATGGACATAATGTCCCACCTGCACGCCGCGCAGCAACAGGAGCAACACTACAAGCAGCTCGAG GAGCAGCAGCGCAAGGCGCAGCTGCAGGCGCAGCTCCAGCAGCtgcgcggcgccggcgcgcGCCTCGTGCGCCCGCTGCTGCCGGCCAACCCGGGCCTGCGACACCTGCTGCAGCAG CAACAGCAGGCGGCGCGCGGCGCTCGTCCGCACATGTGA